A single window of Flagellimonas maritima DNA harbors:
- a CDS encoding bifunctional alpha/beta hydrolase/OsmC family protein has translation MSLQKITFTNKEGQQLVGRLEFPADRHPHNYALFAHCFTCTKNLSAVKNISKALTANGFAVLRFDFTGLGESDGDFADTNFSGNVEDLVAAADFLRENYESPSLLIGHSLGGAAVIFAATEIESVDAIATVGAPSNPKHVKHLFKSGLEEINANGEAVVNLSGRDFKIKKQFVDDLDTKSLPETAKSLRKPLLIMHSPQDDTVSIKNAEEIYVAAHHPKSFVSLDGADHLLFDKKDSTYVGKVISGWANRYLSIEAPVDESLRTKHQVVASLDGEDYFTTQMKVGNHYMIADEPKEYNGNDFGPSPYELVSAGLSACTAMTIQMYARRKGWPVDNVKVHTSYSKSHAEDCENCEDDTAKIDTFQREIKLAGDLDEKQRAKIMEIADKCPVHRTLHSKTQILTKLID, from the coding sequence ATGAGCTTACAAAAAATCACATTCACCAATAAAGAAGGGCAACAACTTGTAGGCCGCTTAGAATTTCCCGCAGACAGGCATCCACATAATTATGCTTTATTTGCCCATTGTTTTACCTGTACCAAGAACCTTTCTGCCGTTAAGAATATCAGTAAAGCATTGACCGCAAATGGTTTTGCAGTGCTTCGGTTCGATTTTACGGGACTTGGGGAAAGTGATGGCGATTTTGCGGACACCAACTTTTCTGGCAATGTAGAGGATTTGGTAGCCGCAGCAGATTTTCTAAGAGAAAACTATGAATCCCCGTCACTGCTTATTGGACATTCTTTAGGGGGTGCCGCGGTTATCTTTGCTGCAACTGAAATAGAATCTGTTGATGCCATAGCAACTGTGGGTGCGCCTTCAAACCCAAAACATGTAAAACATCTTTTTAAAAGTGGATTGGAAGAAATTAACGCCAATGGAGAAGCGGTCGTCAATTTAAGCGGTCGCGACTTTAAAATCAAAAAGCAATTTGTAGATGACCTAGACACCAAATCGCTTCCTGAAACCGCAAAATCACTACGAAAGCCCTTGCTCATTATGCATTCGCCACAAGACGATACCGTAAGCATAAAAAATGCAGAAGAAATTTATGTTGCGGCCCATCATCCCAAAAGTTTTGTATCACTGGACGGGGCAGACCATTTGCTTTTTGACAAAAAAGATTCCACTTATGTGGGTAAAGTTATATCTGGATGGGCAAATAGATATCTGTCCATAGAAGCGCCAGTTGATGAAAGTTTAAGAACAAAACATCAGGTTGTGGCAAGTTTGGATGGTGAAGATTATTTTACTACACAAATGAAAGTAGGCAATCATTATATGATTGCTGATGAGCCCAAGGAATATAATGGAAATGATTTTGGTCCTTCTCCATATGAATTGGTTTCTGCGGGATTATCGGCATGTACTGCAATGACCATTCAAATGTATGCCAGAAGAAAGGGGTGGCCCGTTGATAATGTAAAAGTTCATACTTCCTATAGCAAATCCCACGCCGAGGATTGTGAAAATTGCGAAGATGACACTGCTAAAATCGATACGTTTCAACGGGAAATTAAACTCGCTGGGGATCTTGACGAAAAACAAAGAGCAAAGATTATGGAAATCGCAGATAAGTGCCCAGTCCATAGAACCCTGCACAGTAAGACACAGATTTTGACCAAATTGATTGACTAA
- a CDS encoding YdeI/OmpD-associated family protein has translation MQSPSFEVSIGKNANGMHLIAIPFEIAKPFVEKKHKRVRVVACFEDKSIEIYAALLKRKGAYLIMFGKKNQKALGLFLNDYFQLQLFEDTSKYGVAVPEEFDAVMLSDYDAYTIFESLTDGKKRGIIYMITRYKNSQTKIDKTLLLCENLKRGIRDNRELLKEF, from the coding sequence ATGCAAAGTCCAAGTTTTGAAGTAAGCATCGGAAAGAACGCGAACGGCATGCACTTGATTGCCATTCCATTTGAAATTGCCAAGCCCTTTGTTGAAAAAAAACATAAACGTGTTAGGGTCGTGGCATGTTTTGAAGATAAATCCATAGAAATTTATGCTGCGCTATTGAAAAGAAAAGGTGCTTACCTTATCATGTTCGGGAAGAAAAATCAAAAGGCACTGGGCCTTTTCCTAAACGATTATTTTCAACTTCAACTTTTTGAAGATACCTCTAAATATGGAGTAGCCGTCCCTGAAGAGTTTGATGCGGTCATGCTGAGTGATTATGATGCCTATACTATATTTGAAAGCCTTACGGATGGTAAGAAACGAGGTATAATTTACATGATAACCCGTTATAAAAACTCTCAGACCAAAATAGACAAAACACTTTTGCTGTGCGAAAACCTTAAAAGGGGTATTCGTGACAATAGGGAATTATTAAAAGAATTCTGA
- a CDS encoding superoxide dismutase family protein, with product MKKIIAFPLGIILFTAFSCKDVKKESDEAAEEVEETVDVTADEVKETAMAKTINFQLEPKSDSNVNGEVSFTEDNGNVVMKASLSGLTPGEHAIHIHEKADCSSADGKSTGGHWNPTFQPHAKWGAEGGYHKGDIGNFVADSEGNASVDFATNEWCIDCDDETKNIVGKAIIVHQGVDDFTSQPSGAAGARIACTGIIQ from the coding sequence ATGAAAAAAATAATTGCATTTCCTTTGGGAATTATATTGTTTACAGCATTTAGCTGCAAAGACGTAAAAAAGGAATCTGATGAAGCAGCGGAAGAAGTTGAAGAAACTGTGGATGTCACAGCTGACGAAGTCAAGGAAACGGCTATGGCCAAAACCATAAACTTCCAACTGGAGCCTAAAAGCGATAGTAATGTCAATGGCGAGGTCAGTTTTACAGAAGATAATGGAAACGTAGTCATGAAAGCTTCTTTGTCCGGGCTAACCCCTGGTGAACATGCCATACATATTCATGAAAAGGCAGATTGTTCTTCTGCGGATGGAAAATCGACAGGGGGACATTGGAACCCTACTTTTCAACCACATGCAAAATGGGGTGCCGAAGGCGGATATCACAAAGGGGATATCGGTAATTTCGTAGCCGATTCCGAAGGCAATGCTTCTGTTGATTTTGCAACCAATGAATGGTGCATAGATTGTGATGACGAAACCAAAAACATAGTTGGCAAAGCAATTATCGTACACCAAGGTGTTGACGATTTTACTTCTCAGCCAAGTGGTGCAGCAGGTGCAAGAATAGCCTGTACGGGAATAATTCAATAA
- a CDS encoding (4Fe-4S)-binding protein, which translates to MEIIKEYSNGEVTVVWKPKLCEHAGICVKMLPEVYNPKEKPWIKVENASTEALKNQIDQCPSGALGYY; encoded by the coding sequence ATGGAAATTATCAAAGAATATTCCAATGGCGAGGTTACCGTGGTATGGAAACCAAAACTATGTGAACATGCGGGCATCTGTGTAAAAATGCTGCCCGAAGTTTACAATCCTAAAGAAAAACCATGGATCAAGGTTGAGAATGCGAGTACCGAAGCATTAAAGAATCAAATTGACCAGTGTCCATCAGGGGCTCTGGGCTACTATTAA
- a CDS encoding GNAT family N-acetyltransferase: protein MESQYQLVNNEEAKQFQFKLDESVAKIEYIKAKEKIYLTHTEVPKGFEGKGVGTELIKQSLEYIKKKDLTLVPLCPFVAMYIKRNPKWKSLVLKGINIA, encoded by the coding sequence ATGGAATCCCAATATCAACTAGTAAACAACGAGGAAGCCAAGCAATTTCAATTTAAGCTTGATGAGTCCGTGGCTAAAATTGAGTATATCAAAGCAAAGGAAAAAATCTATCTAACCCACACCGAAGTGCCCAAGGGATTTGAAGGTAAAGGTGTGGGAACCGAGTTGATAAAACAAAGCTTGGAATACATAAAGAAGAAGGATCTAACATTGGTTCCGCTATGTCCATTCGTAGCCATGTACATAAAAAGGAACCCCAAGTGGAAAAGCCTTGTCCTGAAGGGAATCAATATAGCTTAA
- a CDS encoding nuclear transport factor 2 family protein — translation MRLSIFLGWTFFIAILLCCSCETEPQQLTQKQKDELKLVIDKFNAAFANSDIEIIDSLIVENYVHTNGSSKAIDRKKWFNYLDSRNGDIASGRLKINSYKMENIQFEFFGKTSVVTAKVSTSIDKNGEIKKSEYRVTNLWTYTDTGWKRAAFHDGKIK, via the coding sequence ATGCGATTATCTATTTTTTTAGGTTGGACATTTTTTATAGCAATATTATTGTGTTGTTCATGTGAAACTGAGCCACAACAACTTACCCAAAAGCAAAAAGATGAACTAAAATTGGTTATCGATAAATTCAATGCTGCTTTTGCAAACAGTGATATCGAAATTATTGACTCATTGATAGTTGAAAATTATGTGCATACCAATGGTAGTTCCAAAGCTATTGACAGAAAAAAGTGGTTCAATTATCTAGACTCTAGAAATGGGGATATAGCATCGGGGCGTTTAAAAATCAACAGCTATAAGATGGAAAATATTCAGTTCGAGTTTTTTGGTAAAACATCAGTAGTTACAGCAAAGGTCAGTACTTCAATAGATAAAAACGGTGAAATAAAGAAAAGTGAATACAGGGTTACCAACTTGTGGACTTATACTGACACTGGATGGAAACGAGCGGCATTCCACGATGGAAAAATCAAATAG